In Nostoc sphaeroides, the genomic window ACTGAGGATGAGCCATTAACGATTGCTCTAATCCGAGTTGCATCATCGGATCATCTTCAACAATTAACACGCGCAACGGCGGAGCATTGGCGGGTAAATTTAAAGGATAGCGAGTATCTAAAGACATTTTTATTAATTAGGAGTTAGGAGTTTGGAGTTAGGAGTTTGGAGTTAGGAGTTAGGAGTTTGGAGTTTGGAGTTAGGAGTTTGAAGTTGGGAGTTGGGAGTTGGGAGTTGGGAGTTAGGAGTTTGGAGTTTGGAGTTAAGAGTTGAGAATAGCTTTCAAGGTTAAGTATTTAGGTTTCCAAAAAATAATTGAGGAACTTCTCAATTATTGAACTAATATTGAACTAATATTGAACTAATCTTTAGGGCTTCAGACAATTATGTTGGTTCTCAAACTCAATAAATTGGTCTAATCTGAAAAACCTACCACTCATAAACAAAGTAGAAAGTCAAGAGTTATTTATTCATAACTCTTTAATTCCTAACTCCTAACTCCTAACTCCTAACCCCTAACCCCTAACCCCTAACCCCTAACTCCTAACTTAATTTTATTCTTCCACCCGATAGCCTAATTCTGCTAAACTTATCCGCGACTGTCGCCATTTTGGCTGAACTTTCACAAACAATTCTAGGTAAACTTTACCAGAGATTAACTTTTGAATTTGTTCGCGGGCTTCGCTACCAATTGCTTTGAGCATCGCTCCACCTTTGCCAATGAGTATGCCTTTTTGGGAATCGCGCTCGACGTTGATAGTAGCAAGTATCCGGGTAATGCTGGGAGTTTCTTCTACTAGATCAATAGCGATCGCTACTGAATGGGGTACTTCTTCACGAGTCAATAATAAAATTTGTTCTCGGATTAATTCACCCATAATAAAGCGTTCTGGCTGGTCAGTTACCAAATCTGGCGGGTAGTATAACGGCCCAATTTCTAAATGTTCTATTAATAATTCTTGAAGTTGCGGTAATCCTGCACTCGTCTTGGCAGAAAATTTCACGATTTCCCATTCATGGGACTGGGCCATCTGCGCGTAACTATCATCTAGAAACTGAGAATCGGACGGTTGTTGGTCGATTTTGTTCACGCCCAAAATCACTGGTGTTTTGCTGCGACACAGCAATTCGGCAATATAGCGATCGCCTGATCCACAAGCTACT contains:
- the era gene encoding GTPase Era; translation: MRVEPKVTSIDNYNFSFPGEVTIPQAPPEFKSGFIGIVGRPNVGKSTLMNQLVGQKIAITSPVAQTTRNRLRGILTTPEAQLIFVDTPGIHKPHHQLGEVLVQNAKIAIESVDVILFVVDGAVACGSGDRYIAELLCRSKTPVILGVNKIDQQPSDSQFLDDSYAQMAQSHEWEIVKFSAKTSAGLPQLQELLIEHLEIGPLYYPPDLVTDQPERFIMGELIREQILLLTREEVPHSVAIAIDLVEETPSITRILATINVERDSQKGILIGKGGAMLKAIGSEAREQIQKLISGKVYLELFVKVQPKWRQSRISLAELGYRVEE